The genomic region CTTCAGCAGTCTCATCAGGAGCGTAGCAACACATAGCGCCAACTTAATTGGTGTTTCGGTCGCCGGGGAATCGTGTGCGGGCCGCGCGCTGGCCATGGCGCCGCCACACTGGCGCTTAAACGCGGCTGGGCGCCACCACAGCTCGGGTTGGAGAAGGGTGGGTCGATCTTGACCGTGGGATTTCGATCGTGGGGCCAAAGATAGATGCAGTAGATGGCGGCTAGGAAATCTGATCTGGGCCACTAATCTGTTAACAGACGGATCCTGTTGGATCTCATTTCATAAAAATCGTGACCATAGGATTAGGATCTTACGGCTGTAGGACTGTACTGGTTCAGAAGGACTTGATTTAATCTCATGAGTCCAACTATGATCCAACGGTCCAGGATGGCCCGTACCCCCTTCGGCCTGGCCGTCTTCCAAATGAGCCCCTCACCTTATgcaaaatcaacccgccatcctgtgCGGAGTTCTCTGTGTCTGGGGGATTTTACATGTTAGCCCCCGAGTTTTCGGAAAATAGTGGCCGCCGTCCAGAGTCTGGGAATTTCAGGAAATAAAATCTAAAATGATTTTCAGGTTAAAAATAAATATgataaacttagaaaattcataacttgatgaatttagctccaaattgattcactccagtggcattaattttgtttaagtattgtttattacctagtacctttgtctaaccatgaaacttgatttaaaattattcacatgaataactctattctaggtattaaataacttcagaaattcctaacttaataaccgtagctccgaatttagtggttcttgtttctacgatctcatagcgacgcgtagattattattacatagtttattcttatgtttggtgtgatgttaattttgcatataccatgtttgtctgtattgctacgtttagcagtgaggacacgtgtcatctgaagatcatcctggtacctggaatctcaagtcccaggcaagttgtgcccttgatcacttcttttacccactcatgttctaattaatcataatgatctgcataggttaattttgatgggacccaatgggtcaccctagtttgtttatcctgaataccttgtttacccctgaatcacttgggtagttctgctactgctttatatggttttgggttaatatttcattatatctatgttccaattatgttgttatttcatttatgctcatgacaagatcattaaatgttaattggaacatagagcttaacttgagaaacacgtgccaccacaagggtttaatgggacgcccttggctgattaattaggaaagctagtggaagactaccttacccgaaaggggcaagggcagtaggggagtggtcagtgtagggaggccctcgggaggattttgctgcgatggcggtcctgcaagggattcctgcattggagcttcctataaactgtagcgggttttctgaagctagtgaaactttgtaaaggcctcgtagtgttaccctgcctcgcctcctcggtagaggtgtatgggaagtcgcgatcccttggcagatgggtaacatgacttgtgggtaaagggtaccacctctgcagagtgtaaaactggtatactagccgagctcacggtcaggagcagctcaggactctctgatgattaaattatggaactaaattcaatttgtcatatgcattgcatcgcaggtgatgttgttacttttgttctactatttaattgggttggtatttacttatacttagtaattgctaataaaattttgagcaactttaaaagcaatgctcagctctaaccatcctctttgataagccttacacttcacgtgagctcccacctttggcgagttcatgcacattattccccacaacttgttgagcgatgaacgtatgtgagctcactcttgctgtctcacacccccccacaggtcaagaacaggtaccgcaggtgtggcggaaccgcccgaattattccatcttaagtgcctaagtccaccttagaggctagaccacacttaagtaggaataaaatgtcagtccctcggatctagtccgataaagccacttaccaggatcgaataccactagctcactcgaaggtgaggcacagagaaatacaataaagcataataccacaaatttaataagtatcattagtgattacattatcggagtttcagaaataataatcataaattttaatgcagcggaaataactaacggagaaaaccgagtaacatggcgaagcctggccacgctactcctcctggtcctctcctgcggaagtagtaacccactcgaccgtctatcccggtggcagggatggaggtcaagtcacaccagcaaccaatcaccctaaggggtacctgcaaaaattgtgccacaagcaaggctgagtatactaatactcagctagacttacccggtgtgaggagtctactcctctacctctagacatgcagctgtttggctgaggggtttggtttgccaaaagcactagctgagtctaaaatcaagttttagcttttcaagttttagtatgatcctctttactagatgtgtacctagctagtcatacatggtgtcaaacattttatcaatcaacatcttttgccagtcacctcatttccacttattactcaatgtagcagcatggatcaagcagtctcattagctgcgagaagcagacgattcgaatcgagtttttaaaccttgcaaggtaaacctaaacacacgacatgcaggggcactccgtccccacacatatcaaccgtccccatcgattccctggcaacagaaaggggctcaccgccttggcgtacaatgcctcactgaccccgactggccgtcgtgcagtgaccgcacttgtaccaccataaccggaatgggagacctcgtctcaggtcgcgtgaggagggcaatctgcgggcaggttcactcaggtactaggcttaccgatttaccatatttctcggtatgtgtttagtacgttcaaacacttgactcacggtaccacaccttaatccttattcaaatttcatctcgtagacaacgcatccccatggaccgttgtccacagaccaccatcattatgatatcaaaatggatacaaccaattcctgacctcgcgcgagtgctagaaaaatcactcgacttctaccgagatccctatttagtaaagcagctactcgacctagcatactagtatccatctcaaagggaatcctgagttcatgcaactagggtttcagtcaactcctacacttaagtgtacagtacaagcctacaacattaagtgcagtaaaatagcatatataacggttatgcataaaaccggggcttgcctttattttgacacttagatagtgtttgctggggtgggtactcgcttggcgagcatccagtggttaagtccatccttccttgggtcgtccaccaacgCCATCCTGTGGTTGGCACCATATCACGTGCACGATcaccatctctcggtcctaaatgagatgcaagatgcatatgtatgaatataatgaaaagttatcacaagatatacaatacacggtagcgaactaaacaccaagtagtaagacaccgcaacgactatacacaagcgctagctattcgtacgttatcagcgttcatcattaacaccattaacaagacgaccatatcttatttatttacgcaacacaaatacgatatCACAGGTACACGCATTTATTTAATTGCTACGACTTTGCATTAGttctattgatcacacaaaagcatcacaaacaaGTTTAACAGAGGACCGATGCATCCAAGTCGACGGACTcatctatcacaatcaactacagcaagcaagcacattaatcatggaacacatgttaaCTTAAGTTTAGTCATCACAAGTCTATATCCGTTAagcgctaactaagcatttttagccaaaatggtgaactaaacattcatttgagcacgtgcagatttttaggacagcagcacagcagttacttgttttaatcataacttttcaaatattaatccaaaaatagtaaactatgactttctggaaagtttagaaagtgctctacaattttggtattttcatcacaacatgattcaacacttagcaaagtcgaattgtgcaaacacagcagctctgtccagatttggacagattcaggcttgcaacttcaaaaatttacaactgaagattcagacatccaaacaaagtgatcctagactttctggaaagagaATGAAATTGTCCACATATCATTTAtaatcatctcaaggtgattaagtatttaactaaggataaaaggcactagaaggctttgctgtccagaattggacagattcagtcttcagacttcaaacatccataacttaatcttcagatcaccaaaaatagtgatccaagactttttggaaagcttagaaaaagtactacacaacttttataatcaccaaggggTGATTccatgttgaactgaatcaacaattcagttttcgaaatctgttctgtcagtggacagaacacaacaagcagtttgtaaaattcataactcttaaactatcaggcctgtggttatgaaattttaacacaagcaagataagaaaagcctctacaactttcttataatcgacaaggactgattctaaaattacattaggcaaacaatgcagtttctgaaatctgtacagaatttggacagattcagtcactgaatttgtaaaaatcataactcctaaacgatcagacttatgcctgtcaaattttaacaccagcaatataataaagttatctaccacttttttatagcacatatctacagaaaatacaatttagttcatcaaacatacatcacaactaaaacagtgcgtgcagcccaaaacatcaatcaataaatttcagctcctatacaattcaaaaattgccatgttctagatacttAAATCATTCTAACACTTtgtcatttgttagagttaacatAACCAAGGgagaactaacaagtagacttactaaacTTTTATTCGTGTCCTTTCGAACACTAGAAGTACCATActtaattaacaacgcattctctacGATCATAAATATCGAAACGCTTTTCACCCAACAATTTACATTTTTAATTTAGatatcacatgagcactactacttttcatccgcgaccacaatcatacgcatttagaccacaacaagcaatttATCGTGATTACGcgcttaaccaagtcatctaacaagtcggctaactagagcaacggCATAGCCCGCTATACatcctacacgtcggcttgcctcttATCATCGCAATCCGAAACAACACATATATATCAAACACTTAACGAAATCGACtcctatttaacatgagttggctaatcacagtaGAAGACTTAGCGAACCATTTAGACATTGCAACTCAAAACATGGGTGAGAGTAGGTTAATTAATGTTTCTTAACCTTTTCTCAACTTAAATTGGACAacacacaagtcacttaaaacaccatattttaggaggtctaacatagagacattaaaacatggcataaaactccataagacttacACCGGCTACTGAAGACCTAAAGCACTTATGGGCATATGTTATCTGACCgttcttcaattttagcaaggATTGACTCATGAACGCTACTTGCCTCCAATAGTTATTGGACTGCGATAACACTCGTATAAGACCTCTAATCGAccaacaagacatttatttatccaaagggGCATGGAATGCAATATTTGACAAGGCAAGGCATCGACCCGCCATACCATAGAAAGCATGACGACACCGACAGGTGCTATCAACTAATCGtttttttaaaaatattaaacttacttctcgctttaccactacaccaccctttagtcacgtgaccatcgggagagtccttcaCACGATTATACACTAGCAACCTAAACGTCGGgtcacacaatacatacatatttctttgttgcgagtataaccatattacggcatatacccgcgcACCTCAATTAAATATCTCACGCCACCACTACTATAATACACTACGGCACACACACACATACGTGTACTAATTCAATCCTCACATCACCTATATTTCCAAACTTACTCATCACATAAAACAAGCACGACACGCGTGTTTACCAAAACGTGAATGCGACCTTGCCACGGCATATAATCCAAACATTTTATGCCCACATCTAATCAAACACCACTATACACCACATCGACCCAAAACgtaattagacaaactacaaatcgcacacctCAACACCCGCTTATTCTTTAACCGCAAATGCGATCCTACTAACGTGTATTGCCGAAACatattacacacatccacatatatacatgcattgtccgacatcaaccaaagcatatgtattataaactataaatcaatcaacctgaacgagtCGGGACTAGATGCATGGGTTGTCCACATGGCTTGGCATTTCGTCGAACGGGCAAGGCGCGAAGCGCggcgtcgaccactagctgcgatTAGACACACGCAACAGTTCAACATTTTTCCGAGCACAAAAATATGATAATAGCAAGGGCAGCGGGGTGTTTCTCACCACGGTTTTCGACGGTGTCACGGATGGGGCTGCGCAGCGAGCACAAGAGCAATGTCACGCGATGAGGGGAGAGGCTGCTCGCCATGGACGACGGTGGCTCGCTGCGGCTGCTGTTTTGTGGGGCAGAGGGGAGGAGCAGGGGCCTAGGCGGCATTGCTCCTGCTGCTTTCCATGGAAAAAAAATATGCAGGGCGCAGGGGACAGCAGGGGGAATCGGCTGGGTGAAAAAAAACAGACAGGGCGCTGCAGGGAGATGGGAGCGGCTGGAGGTTGAAGACAACGGATAAGCGCTGCTCGCAGGGGGAAATGCCATGGGAGATGACTGAAAAAAAAATCTGGGCGCCATTGTTGGGCTTGGCAGCCAAGGGAGATGAGAAAGCAGAAAGGGGCTTCGGCTTCCATGGGGAAGAAGGGGGAGAAGGAAGGGGAGCTGGCTGGTGGAGAGGGGAGAGCTCGGCTCCATGCAGATGTGGAGCAGTGGCAGGGGGCGTCCATGGCTGCTGGCTGAGCAGAGGCGCCACGCCATGGAAGACAGCGAGCTCGCTGCTGCTGTGGAGTCCTTGCTGCAGGAATTTCTGGGCACCATGGGAGGAAGAGGTGGACGAGCTGCTGCTCGCCGTGGAGCAGGGAGAACAGCGAGCTCGGCCAGGCAGCAAGAGGAGAGAGCTCGCGGGGAGGGGCTGCGCTCCCTGCTGCAGCCGTGGGAGAGGAGGGGAGGACGCCATGGAGGGGAGCTCGCAGAGCCGCTGCTCGGCTGGGAAGAAGACAGGGAGAGGGGTTGTGGCGGCTGGAAAAAAATGGAGGGTGGGAATGTAAAATTTCCAAGTGAGCACCCATATTTATAGAagatggctagggttagggttttcttagtgggccaaataggctgggttgggctggcccaaacatgttatcgggctgcgctaatttattttccggaataaaaatgctctcgCGGAATTCGTCGCTACGGAAAAACAGAGCGAAAAGAGTTCGGACGAATGGATGACTGAGCGATTAATTTCGGCCGAGAGTCTGATTTGAATTCGCTCAAAAATAATTTCCCTAAGCATGATCCGAAAATAAATTGCCTTGGAATACGACCGGCTTTCGAATTTATGATTGAAAGAGAGAAACCGTGACATTTAAAAATCGTCACCGATGTTGATTTTTGAATTCGGATCCAACACAGAGGTATGAGtcgagtcggataagaattaattagagggcgacGTACTGAGTATCCCATTGGAGAATACGGACCCGGATAAATTAGTCGAACATAGGTCGAAGTTCAGGAATTTAGAGGCTCAGATcggataacagtcgtcgagagtttgatttaaagagcttcagatgagatttataattcgagaatgatcttcgagtctgcatgagttccgagaattaaaagttttaacacgctccaaaattggttgtttctcgcgatcgaataactccgaattcggtgaacttccatgagaaagcctgatagacagagatagacacgatcgagaaatagaaattttcactaagcattcaagattaggataattcttccgacataacccgaaatagacacctggggtgtcacagccttccccccttaaaagaatctcgtcccgagattcgaatgaggatctttaagggtggagaagcatgtaactcccaggctggaGATAGATGCAATTTCATGAGATAGGATTggacaagatactgaagatagatttggatagaatatcgcggcatgttgagacaaaatgccACAACCACTTTGAGATAaggtccacaaaagatagcacatcagtatagtctcgtaatgggttacgactattaaccgcgataccagcgcgtgccgagtagctcaaccatgtgtgcaccatagtaggctctcggtctcgtcgcggcaccatcagttgttagccataataccattaccaaacgcaaccaatgagaaatccacatagcacagatagatggagcccatgagagtatggctcagaaaataagaatgtgacctgAGATGAAGCAAGGAtcgttggcaaaagagcatcacatgagaatttcctTCAACTcggagaactattttatgattaatacggagattatcaggtcagagatttatacgagagtggatatgaggggaaccaaccatgagatcaagattggcaacttgccaagacatgagagaactaaagtCAACAACATAATCCATTGAACCCAATGGATACACTGCTTTAGAGATAAAATCGATAAAACAGTGTCATGATCATCGGAGAGAAGAGTATGAGAACGATC from Zea mays cultivar B73 chromosome 6, Zm-B73-REFERENCE-NAM-5.0, whole genome shotgun sequence harbors:
- the LOC103629131 gene encoding period circadian protein homolog 2; its protein translation is MVPRNSCSKDSTAAASSLSSMAWRLCSASSHGRPLPLLHICMEPSSPLSTSQLPFLLPLLPHGSRSPFLLSHLPWLPSPTMAPRFFFQSSPMAFPPASSAYPLSSTSSRSHLPAAPCLFFFTQPIPPAVPCALHIFFPWKAAGAMPPRPLLLPSAPQNSSRSEPPSSMASSLSPHRVTLLLCSLRSPIRDTVENRASGRRRASRLARSTKCQAMWTTHASSPDSFRTERW